The Micromonospora sp. NBC_00421 genome contains a region encoding:
- a CDS encoding DUF952 domain-containing protein, which produces MLIYKILLPAEWSQFDATGRFDGSPLDHSSGFVHCSSRAQVAATAVRFFAPEPALVVVALDTRRLGAALRWEDTPDGQSFPHVYSALPLDAVVAVHPVAGASSVDRALPQD; this is translated from the coding sequence GTGCTGATCTACAAGATCCTGCTGCCGGCCGAGTGGTCGCAGTTCGACGCCACCGGCCGTTTCGACGGTTCACCGCTGGACCACAGCAGCGGTTTCGTCCACTGTTCCTCGCGCGCACAGGTGGCTGCGACCGCGGTGCGGTTCTTCGCGCCGGAGCCGGCCCTTGTGGTCGTCGCGCTCGACACCCGGCGTCTCGGCGCGGCCCTGCGTTGGGAGGACACCCCCGACGGGCAGTCCTTCCCACACGTCTACTCGGCGCTGCCGCTTGACGCGGTGGTCGCGGTCCATCCGGTGGCCGGGGCGTCGTCGGTGGACCGCGCGCTACCACAGGATTAA
- a CDS encoding MarR family winged helix-turn-helix transcriptional regulator — translation MGAQPDGDPLALEEQVCFALSVAARGVVAVYRPLLEPMGLTHPQYLVMLALWQHAPLSVRELSRLLQLDPGTLSPLLKRLEAAGYLRRGRDPADERSLAVSLTGSGRALRDRAEQIPQAVVARLGLPLSELRDLHGALTRVIAAASGAVVASPPAGATLTPES, via the coding sequence GTGGGCGCTCAGCCCGACGGGGATCCGTTGGCGTTGGAGGAGCAGGTCTGCTTCGCGCTCTCCGTCGCCGCGCGCGGCGTGGTCGCGGTCTACCGGCCGCTGCTGGAACCGATGGGGCTGACCCATCCGCAGTACCTGGTCATGCTGGCGCTCTGGCAGCACGCGCCGCTGTCGGTCCGCGAGCTGAGCCGGCTGCTCCAACTCGATCCCGGCACCCTGTCGCCGCTGCTCAAGCGCCTGGAGGCGGCCGGCTATCTCCGCCGCGGGCGAGACCCGGCCGACGAACGCAGCCTGGCCGTCTCGCTCACCGGGAGCGGCCGGGCCCTGCGGGACCGCGCCGAGCAGATCCCGCAGGCGGTCGTCGCGCGGCTCGGGCTGCCGCTGTCCGAGCTACGCGACCTGCACGGGGCGCTGACCCGGGTGATCGCCGCCGCCAGCGGCGCGGTCGTGGCCAGCCCTCCCGCCGGGGCGACCCTGACGCCGGAGAGCTAG
- a CDS encoding NAD(P)-dependent oxidoreductase yields the protein MQIVVFGAGGRAGRQAVAEAQRRGHQVTAVVRDPARHRDLVDVRVTAGDVTDPLSVERSAAGQDVAISASVDLSLPPHDFFTASSRALTSGLTKAGVRRLVVVGLAAIMPGASGAALMDEPGYPNEYRPFYLGHAAGLAELRAAELDWAYLAPAGDFDHDGPRTGHYVLAEHGDPGSRISYPDFAIALLDEIETPRHRRAAAIVRQR from the coding sequence ATGCAGATAGTGGTCTTCGGCGCAGGCGGCCGGGCCGGGCGGCAGGCCGTCGCCGAGGCACAACGCCGCGGCCACCAGGTCACCGCCGTGGTACGCGACCCCGCACGCCACCGCGACCTGGTCGACGTACGGGTGACGGCCGGCGACGTGACCGACCCGCTGAGCGTCGAGCGGTCAGCCGCCGGGCAGGACGTCGCGATCAGTGCCTCGGTGGACCTGTCCCTACCACCGCACGACTTCTTCACCGCCTCGTCCCGCGCCCTGACCAGCGGCCTCACCAAGGCGGGCGTACGCCGGCTGGTGGTGGTCGGCCTCGCCGCGATCATGCCCGGGGCGTCCGGTGCCGCCCTGATGGACGAGCCCGGTTATCCGAACGAGTACCGCCCCTTCTACCTCGGCCACGCCGCCGGCCTCGCCGAGCTCCGGGCCGCCGAGCTGGACTGGGCCTACCTCGCACCCGCCGGTGACTTCGACCACGACGGCCCCCGCACCGGCCACTACGTGCTCGCCGAGCACGGTGACCCGGGCAGCCGGATCAGCTACCCGGACTTCGCCATCGCCCTGCTCGACGAGATCGAGACGCCCCGCCACCGCCGCGCGGCGGCGATCGTCCGGCAGCGGTGA
- a CDS encoding DLW-39 family protein, translated as MFKKLLFLVGVVGVAAVVARKVKASNDERALWHEATTAPDLR; from the coding sequence ATGTTCAAGAAGCTTCTGTTCCTGGTCGGTGTCGTCGGCGTCGCCGCTGTGGTGGCCAGGAAGGTCAAGGCTTCCAACGACGAGCGCGCTCTCTGGCACGAGGCGACCACCGCGCCCGATCTGCGCTGA
- the gyrA gene encoding intein-containing DNA gyrase subunit A, with the protein MTDTPESTPNEPETPETPLAAVVQHDRIEPVGLEVEMQRSYLDYAMSVIVGRALPDVRDGLKPVHRKILYAMYDSGYRPDRGYVKCSRVVGDVMGQFHPHGDSAIYDALVRMAQPWALRYPLVDGNGNFGSPGNDPAAAMRYCVTGDVRIRTADGTVRIGDIVPDAAPSSETDVELKVRDRNGDLVRASKFFHSGEHPTLRLRTREGYELTGTHNHPVLCLVDVAGVPTLLWKLLAELSPGDRVVLQRTVPDEIGYPMLEHVEAAVLAGAFVSEGWVSEGRAGFNNVDREFFVRVLAAYDLAVGGPRYVSERVIASGSVLHELDVQDLSALRASILGELVGARSAAKFVPEFVWQGPAAIKRAFLQALFEGDGSSSLLPRNTIQVSYSTRSERLAREVQQLLLEFGVISRQTRYDDGEIKVVVTNRRDARIFAAHVGFLGRKQAKLESELASVPASSTALSSDHVPLVGDFIRAHGARRWTERDWLRRHNVDRIERWERDRDEIAARITEPGILDVVEPLVDGRFYYAEVASITDAGVQPVYSVRVDTEDHSFVSDGFVSHNTECKLDPLAMEMLRDIDEDTVDLQDNYDGRAKEPTILPSRIPNLLVNGSEGIAVGMATKIPPHNLREIGAAVQWCLENPEADEATTLEALLEIVKGPDFPTHGLIVGQSAIQDAYRTGRGSIRMRAVVEVEEDKRGRPALVVSELPYQVNPDNLAERIAELIKEGKLAGIADIRDESSGRTGMRIVLVLKRDAVAKVVLNNLYKHTQLQETFGANMLALVDGVPRTLNLAQFLRYYVEHQIEVIRRRTAFRLRKAEERAHILRGLSKALDALDEVIALIRRSPTVDDARQGLIRLLEIDEIQATAILDMQLRRLAALERQRILDDLAKLEIEIADLKDILAKPERQRKIVSEELSEIVAKWGDERRTKIIPFDGEVSMEDLIAREDVVVTITRTGYAKRTKVDLYRSQRRGGKGVSGATLRQDDIVSHFFVCSTHDWMLFFTNKGRVYRAKAYELPEASRVAKGQHVANLLAFQPDEQIAQIIEIPNYQVAPYLVLATRNGLVKKTRLEEFDSNRSGGVIAINLRDDDELVGAVLVAPEEDLLLVSKKAQAIRFNASDEALRPMGRATSGVIGMRFTDDDVLLAMEVVREGLDVLVATNGGYAKRTPIEEYPVQGRGGKGVLTAKITERRGGLVGAVVIDPDDELFAITSNGGVIRTPVKPVRRTRDRNTMGVKLMDLPDGVTIVAIARNADEPDEQD; encoded by the coding sequence GTGACCGATACTCCCGAGTCCACCCCGAACGAGCCGGAGACCCCCGAGACACCACTCGCGGCGGTCGTCCAGCACGACCGGATCGAGCCGGTCGGGCTCGAGGTCGAGATGCAGCGCTCGTACCTCGACTACGCGATGAGCGTGATCGTCGGGCGGGCCCTGCCGGACGTCCGGGACGGGCTCAAGCCGGTCCACCGCAAGATCCTCTACGCCATGTACGACTCGGGTTACCGGCCGGACCGGGGCTACGTGAAGTGCTCCCGGGTCGTCGGCGACGTGATGGGGCAGTTCCACCCGCACGGTGACTCGGCCATCTACGACGCCCTGGTCCGGATGGCCCAGCCCTGGGCGCTGCGCTACCCCCTGGTCGACGGCAACGGCAACTTCGGTTCGCCCGGAAATGATCCGGCTGCGGCCATGAGGTACTGCGTGACCGGAGATGTCCGGATTCGCACGGCCGACGGTACCGTCCGGATCGGCGACATTGTGCCGGACGCCGCGCCGAGCAGCGAGACCGACGTCGAACTGAAGGTCCGCGACCGCAACGGCGACCTGGTCCGCGCGTCGAAGTTCTTCCACTCCGGCGAGCACCCGACGCTGCGACTGCGCACCCGCGAGGGGTACGAGCTGACCGGCACCCACAACCACCCGGTGCTCTGCCTGGTGGACGTGGCCGGGGTGCCGACCCTGCTCTGGAAGCTGCTCGCTGAGCTCTCCCCGGGCGACCGGGTGGTGCTCCAGCGGACGGTGCCGGACGAGATCGGCTACCCGATGCTGGAGCACGTCGAGGCTGCGGTGCTCGCCGGTGCCTTCGTCAGCGAGGGCTGGGTGTCGGAGGGGCGGGCCGGGTTCAACAACGTGGACCGGGAGTTCTTCGTCCGGGTCCTCGCCGCCTACGATCTCGCCGTCGGCGGACCACGCTATGTGAGCGAGCGGGTCATCGCCTCCGGCAGTGTGCTGCACGAGTTGGACGTCCAGGACCTTTCGGCGCTGCGCGCCAGCATCCTCGGCGAACTGGTCGGCGCACGGAGCGCCGCCAAGTTCGTGCCCGAGTTCGTCTGGCAGGGGCCGGCGGCGATCAAGCGCGCCTTCCTCCAGGCGCTCTTCGAGGGCGACGGATCGTCCTCGCTGCTGCCGCGCAACACCATCCAGGTCTCGTACTCGACCCGCAGTGAGCGGTTGGCCCGCGAGGTCCAGCAGTTGCTGCTGGAGTTCGGCGTGATCAGCCGGCAGACCCGGTACGACGACGGCGAGATTAAGGTCGTGGTGACCAACCGCCGCGACGCCCGGATCTTCGCCGCCCACGTCGGCTTCCTCGGCCGCAAGCAGGCCAAGCTGGAGTCCGAGCTGGCTTCGGTGCCGGCGAGCAGCACGGCGCTCTCCAGCGACCACGTCCCGCTGGTCGGTGACTTCATCCGCGCGCACGGGGCCCGGCGCTGGACCGAGCGGGACTGGCTGCGTCGGCACAACGTCGACCGGATCGAGCGGTGGGAGCGGGACCGCGACGAGATCGCCGCCCGGATCACCGAGCCGGGGATCCTCGACGTGGTGGAGCCGCTTGTCGACGGCCGGTTCTACTACGCCGAGGTGGCGAGCATCACGGATGCCGGCGTGCAGCCGGTCTACAGCGTCCGGGTGGACACCGAGGATCACTCCTTCGTCTCCGACGGCTTCGTCAGCCACAACACCGAGTGCAAGCTCGACCCGCTGGCGATGGAGATGCTGCGGGACATCGACGAGGACACCGTCGATCTGCAGGACAACTACGACGGCCGGGCCAAGGAGCCCACCATCCTGCCGTCGCGGATCCCCAACCTGCTGGTCAACGGCTCCGAGGGCATCGCGGTCGGGATGGCCACCAAGATCCCGCCGCACAACCTGCGCGAGATCGGCGCGGCGGTGCAGTGGTGCCTGGAGAACCCGGAGGCCGACGAGGCGACCACCCTCGAAGCGCTGCTGGAGATCGTCAAGGGGCCGGACTTCCCCACCCACGGCCTGATCGTCGGTCAGTCCGCCATCCAGGACGCGTACCGGACCGGTCGCGGGTCGATCCGGATGCGCGCGGTGGTGGAGGTCGAGGAGGACAAGCGGGGCCGGCCGGCGCTGGTGGTCAGCGAGCTGCCGTACCAGGTCAACCCGGACAACCTGGCGGAGCGGATCGCCGAGCTGATCAAGGAAGGCAAGCTCGCCGGCATCGCCGACATCCGGGACGAGTCCTCCGGGCGTACCGGCATGCGGATCGTGCTGGTGCTCAAGCGTGACGCGGTCGCCAAGGTGGTGCTGAACAACCTCTACAAGCACACCCAGCTCCAGGAGACCTTCGGCGCCAACATGCTGGCCCTGGTCGACGGGGTGCCGCGCACGCTCAACCTGGCCCAGTTCCTCCGTTACTACGTCGAGCACCAGATCGAGGTGATCCGCCGACGGACCGCCTTCCGGCTGCGCAAGGCCGAGGAGCGGGCGCACATCCTGCGCGGCCTGTCCAAGGCGTTGGACGCGTTGGACGAGGTGATCGCCCTGATCCGGCGCTCGCCCACCGTCGACGACGCCCGGCAGGGCCTGATCCGGCTGCTGGAGATCGACGAGATCCAGGCGACCGCGATCCTGGACATGCAGCTGCGTCGGCTGGCCGCGCTGGAGCGGCAGCGGATCCTGGACGACCTGGCCAAGCTCGAGATCGAGATCGCCGACCTCAAGGACATCCTCGCCAAGCCGGAGCGGCAGCGGAAGATCGTCTCCGAGGAGCTGAGCGAGATCGTCGCGAAGTGGGGCGACGAGCGGCGTACGAAGATCATCCCGTTCGACGGCGAGGTCTCGATGGAGGACCTGATCGCCCGCGAGGACGTGGTGGTCACCATCACCCGCACCGGGTACGCCAAGCGCACCAAGGTCGACCTCTACCGCTCGCAGCGGCGCGGCGGCAAGGGCGTGAGCGGTGCGACACTCCGGCAGGACGACATTGTCAGCCACTTCTTCGTATGCTCCACACACGACTGGATGTTGTTCTTCACCAACAAGGGCCGCGTATACCGGGCCAAGGCGTACGAGTTGCCCGAGGCCAGTAGGGTGGCCAAGGGTCAGCACGTGGCCAACCTGCTCGCCTTCCAGCCGGACGAGCAGATCGCACAGATCATCGAAATCCCGAACTACCAGGTGGCCCCCTACCTGGTACTGGCCACGAGAAACGGCCTGGTGAAGAAGACCCGACTCGAGGAGTTCGACTCCAACCGGTCCGGCGGCGTCATCGCGATCAACCTGCGTGACGACGACGAGCTGGTCGGTGCCGTCCTGGTGGCGCCGGAGGAGGATCTCCTGCTCGTCTCGAAGAAGGCGCAGGCGATCCGGTTCAACGCCTCGGACGAGGCGTTGCGCCCGATGGGCCGGGCCACCTCGGGTGTGATCGGCATGCGCTTCACCGACGACGACGTCCTGCTGGCCATGGAGGTCGTCCGGGAGGGTCTGGACGTCCTGGTGGCCACGAACGGGGGATATGCGAAACGTACCCCCATCGAGGAATACCCGGTGCAGGGCCGGGGAGGTAAGGGCGTGTTGACTGCGAAGATCACCGAGCGCCGCGGTGGTCTGGTGGGCGCGGTCGTGATCGACCCGGACGACGAGCTGTTCGCGATCACCAGCAACGGCGGCGTCATCCGGACTCCGGTGAAGCCTGTACGCCGTACGCGTGACCGGAACACAATGGGGGTCAAGCTGATGGACCTCCCGGACGGCGTGACTATCGTGGCGATTGCTCGCAATGCCGACGAGCCTGACGAACAGGACTAG
- a CDS encoding L-threonylcarbamoyladenylate synthase, with translation MPAERGIAEAAAVLRAGGLVAFPTETVYGLGANALDARAAARIFEAKARPSFDPLITHLADAADLPALVGTLPPPVAALAERFWPGPLTLIVDRPAVIPPIVTSGLDTMAVRVPDEASARALIRSAGVPVAAPSANRFGQLSPTRAEHVVRGLGAAVDVVLDGGPTRCGIESTIVDARGPQAVVLRLGALPVEELIAAIGPVTVRPGSSGQPVAPGTLAAHYAPRTPLRVVGGVVPEPVGGVRRGFLAFRERPAAGYAAVEVLSPAGDLTEAAARLFDALHRLDAAGVTEILAELAPDEGIGRAINDRLGRAAATWSPPPPARAAGR, from the coding sequence CTGCCCGCCGAGCGCGGCATCGCCGAGGCCGCCGCCGTGCTACGGGCCGGCGGGCTGGTGGCCTTCCCCACCGAGACGGTCTACGGGCTCGGCGCGAACGCGTTGGATGCCCGGGCCGCGGCGCGGATCTTCGAGGCCAAGGCCCGGCCGAGCTTCGATCCGCTGATCACCCACCTGGCCGACGCCGCCGACCTGCCGGCTCTCGTCGGTACGCTGCCCCCGCCGGTCGCGGCGCTGGCCGAGCGCTTCTGGCCGGGGCCGCTCACCCTGATCGTGGACCGGCCGGCCGTGATCCCGCCCATCGTCACCTCCGGCCTGGACACCATGGCTGTCCGGGTGCCCGACGAGGCGTCCGCCCGCGCGTTGATCAGGTCCGCCGGGGTGCCGGTGGCCGCACCGAGCGCCAACCGGTTCGGGCAGCTCAGCCCGACCCGGGCCGAGCATGTCGTACGCGGGCTCGGCGCGGCGGTCGACGTGGTGCTCGACGGCGGCCCCACCCGGTGCGGGATCGAGTCGACAATCGTGGACGCGCGGGGACCGCAGGCGGTGGTGCTGCGCCTCGGGGCGCTGCCCGTGGAGGAGCTCATCGCGGCGATCGGCCCGGTGACCGTCCGACCGGGCAGCTCCGGGCAGCCGGTGGCTCCCGGTACGTTGGCCGCGCACTACGCACCGCGTACCCCGTTGCGGGTGGTGGGGGGTGTGGTGCCGGAACCGGTCGGCGGTGTCCGGCGGGGGTTCCTGGCCTTCCGGGAGCGGCCGGCCGCCGGCTACGCGGCGGTCGAGGTGCTCTCGCCCGCCGGTGACCTGACCGAGGCCGCCGCCCGGCTCTTCGACGCGCTGCACCGGCTGGACGCGGCCGGGGTAACCGAGATTCTTGCCGAACTGGCCCCCGACGAGGGGATCGGCCGGGCGATCAACGACCGGCTGGGCCGCGCCGCCGCCACCTGGTCCCCGCCACCACCTGCCCGGGCCGCCGGGCGATGA
- a CDS encoding winged helix-turn-helix transcriptional regulator, with product MRQPLPADMFDELCPSSLNPIRFGDKWAALVIRCLEHGPRRFSELRVPLHRVTAKVLTRSLRSLERDGLVRRTVHPPHVEYELTPLGRSLLGPIAVACAWTERHWDDLLDARESYDTADRAGEASAPARRAHSTSRPSAGRTPHRRPDGTAA from the coding sequence ATGAGGCAGCCCCTGCCGGCCGACATGTTCGACGAGCTGTGCCCGTCGTCGCTCAACCCGATCCGGTTCGGCGACAAGTGGGCGGCGCTGGTCATCCGTTGCCTGGAGCACGGGCCCCGCCGCTTCTCCGAGCTGCGCGTTCCGCTGCACCGGGTCACCGCCAAGGTGCTCACCCGATCGCTGCGTTCCCTCGAACGCGACGGGCTGGTCAGGCGTACCGTCCACCCGCCGCACGTCGAGTACGAGTTGACCCCGCTGGGCCGCAGCCTGCTCGGACCGATCGCGGTGGCCTGTGCCTGGACCGAACGGCACTGGGACGACCTGCTCGACGCCCGCGAGTCGTACGACACCGCCGACCGGGCCGGCGAGGCGTCCGCCCCGGCCCGCCGGGCACACTCGACGTCCAGACCGTCTGCCGGCCGGACACCGCACCGCCGACCAGACGGGACAGCCGCCTGA
- a CDS encoding DUF3566 domain-containing protein — protein sequence MTETQAKSGNKGTSAKPVDEEAAKSGPTPAGRAAVGRATVPADAPAPKFTRAPGMAPPPDKPGEDSGTTEKPQTTGTDAPSSATQPVAAAARSSNTTQPISVGAATSPSSTGTQPKVGGLRPSPDGGRPAAGTGSARPANGGGLPPGLGGPAAVGAARVGDAVRAARTSVSSAASRGPRRARLNLKRIDPWSVMKFAFAVSVVLFIVVVVATSVLYLALDAMGVFQSVNDSLTDLVSASGGQGTSGGFQITAKGVILTSALIGLVNVVLFTALATLGAFVYNVCADLVGGIELTLAERD from the coding sequence ATGACGGAGACACAGGCGAAGTCGGGGAACAAGGGGACCTCGGCCAAACCGGTCGACGAGGAGGCCGCCAAGAGCGGTCCAACCCCCGCCGGCCGCGCCGCCGTGGGTCGGGCGACCGTCCCCGCCGACGCGCCTGCCCCGAAGTTCACTCGGGCACCCGGCATGGCACCGCCGCCGGACAAGCCGGGTGAGGATTCGGGAACGACCGAGAAGCCCCAGACAACGGGTACCGACGCGCCCTCCTCCGCCACCCAGCCGGTGGCCGCTGCGGCCAGGTCGAGCAACACGACACAGCCGATCTCGGTCGGGGCCGCCACCTCTCCGTCCAGCACCGGCACCCAGCCGAAGGTCGGCGGGTTGCGGCCGTCCCCGGACGGTGGGCGTCCCGCCGCAGGCACGGGCAGCGCCCGCCCGGCCAACGGCGGAGGCCTGCCTCCGGGCCTCGGAGGTCCGGCCGCCGTCGGTGCCGCGCGGGTGGGTGACGCGGTACGCGCCGCGCGTACCTCGGTCAGTTCGGCGGCTTCCCGGGGCCCGCGCCGGGCCCGGCTGAACCTCAAGCGGATCGACCCGTGGTCCGTGATGAAGTTCGCCTTCGCGGTCTCCGTGGTCCTGTTCATCGTGGTGGTCGTGGCGACCTCGGTGCTCTATCTCGCGCTGGACGCGATGGGTGTCTTCCAGAGCGTCAACGACAGCCTGACCGACCTGGTCAGCGCCAGCGGCGGGCAGGGCACCAGCGGGGGCTTCCAGATCACCGCCAAGGGCGTCATCCTGACGTCCGCCCTGATCGGGCTGGTCAACGTGGTGCTGTTCACCGCGCTCGCGACCCTCGGCGCGTTCGTCTACAACGTCTGCGCCGACCTGGTCGGCGGGATCGAACTGACGCTCGCCGAGCGCGACTGA
- the gyrB gene encoding DNA topoisomerase (ATP-hydrolyzing) subunit B — translation MAAQDKQEYGAESITVLEGLEAVRKRPGMYIGSTGERGLHHLVWEVVDNAVDEALAGYCDTIDVVLLADGGVRVTDNGRGFPVDLHPKLKKPGVEVALTVLHAGGKFDGKAYAVSGGLHGVGVSVVNALSTRMAVEIHKSGFVWRQQYHNSKPDPLEKGETTDRTGSAVSFWPDPDVFETTDFDFQTIYRRLQEMAFLNRALSIHLLDERVAEGEEGKPREVTFYYEGGIADFVRHLNASKNPMHKTVVEFAAEEEGMSVEIAMQWNESYGESVYTFANTINTHEGGTHEEGFRAALTSVVNRYGADKKLLKGDEKLSGEDIREGLAAIISVKLANPQFEGQTKTKLGNTPVKSFVQRVCNDRLVDWFDRNPAEAKTIIQKASQAARARIAAQQARKLARRKSLLESGSMPGKLADCQSTDPRESEVFIVEGDSAGGSAKQGRDPRTQAILPIRGKILNVEKARIDRVLKNNEVQALITALGTGIHDDFDMEKLRYHKVVLMADADVDGQHIQTLLLTLLFRFMRPLVELGHVYLAAPPLYKIKWNKKGDDAQYAYSDRERDGLIALRQQKKPNAKPDDIQRFKGLGEMNYPELWETTMNPATRTLRQVTLDDAATADELFSVLMGEDVEARRSFIQRNAKDVRFLDI, via the coding sequence GTGGCAGCGCAGGACAAGCAGGAGTACGGCGCAGAGTCGATCACCGTCCTCGAAGGGCTGGAGGCGGTCCGCAAGCGGCCCGGCATGTACATCGGGTCGACCGGCGAGCGCGGTCTGCACCACCTCGTGTGGGAGGTCGTGGACAACGCCGTGGACGAGGCGCTCGCCGGCTACTGCGACACCATCGACGTGGTGCTGCTCGCCGACGGCGGGGTCCGGGTCACCGACAACGGCCGTGGCTTCCCGGTCGACCTGCACCCGAAGCTCAAGAAGCCGGGTGTCGAGGTCGCGCTGACCGTGCTGCACGCGGGCGGCAAGTTCGACGGCAAGGCGTACGCGGTCTCCGGCGGTCTGCACGGCGTCGGCGTCTCAGTGGTGAACGCCCTCTCCACCCGGATGGCCGTCGAGATCCACAAGTCCGGTTTCGTCTGGCGGCAGCAGTACCACAACTCCAAGCCCGACCCGCTGGAGAAGGGCGAGACCACCGACCGCACCGGTTCGGCGGTCTCCTTCTGGCCGGACCCGGACGTCTTCGAGACGACCGACTTCGACTTCCAGACCATCTACCGCCGCCTCCAGGAGATGGCCTTCCTCAACCGGGCGCTCTCCATCCACCTGCTCGACGAGCGGGTCGCCGAGGGCGAGGAGGGCAAGCCCCGCGAGGTCACCTTCTACTACGAGGGCGGCATCGCCGACTTCGTCAGGCACCTCAACGCCTCGAAGAACCCGATGCACAAGACGGTCGTCGAGTTCGCCGCCGAAGAAGAAGGCATGTCGGTCGAGATCGCCATGCAGTGGAACGAGTCGTACGGCGAGTCGGTCTACACCTTCGCCAACACGATCAACACGCACGAGGGCGGCACCCACGAGGAGGGCTTCCGGGCCGCGCTGACCAGTGTGGTCAACCGCTACGGCGCGGACAAGAAGCTGCTCAAGGGCGACGAGAAGCTCTCCGGCGAGGACATCCGCGAGGGCCTGGCCGCGATCATCTCGGTCAAGCTGGCCAATCCGCAGTTCGAGGGCCAGACCAAGACCAAGCTGGGCAACACCCCGGTGAAGAGCTTCGTGCAGCGGGTCTGCAACGACCGGCTGGTCGACTGGTTCGACCGCAACCCGGCCGAGGCCAAGACGATCATCCAGAAGGCGTCCCAGGCGGCCCGCGCCCGGATCGCCGCCCAGCAGGCGCGCAAGCTGGCCCGCCGCAAGTCGCTGCTGGAGTCCGGCTCGATGCCGGGCAAGCTGGCCGACTGCCAGTCCACCGACCCGCGCGAGTCCGAGGTCTTCATCGTCGAGGGCGACTCGGCAGGCGGCTCGGCCAAGCAGGGTCGCGACCCGCGTACCCAGGCGATCCTGCCGATCCGCGGCAAGATCCTCAACGTGGAGAAGGCCCGGATCGACCGGGTACTCAAGAACAACGAGGTCCAGGCGCTGATCACCGCGCTGGGCACCGGCATCCACGACGACTTCGACATGGAGAAGCTGCGGTACCACAAGGTGGTGCTGATGGCCGACGCCGACGTCGATGGCCAGCACATCCAGACGCTCCTGCTCACCCTGCTGTTCCGCTTCATGCGACCGCTTGTCGAGTTGGGCCACGTCTACCTGGCCGCCCCGCCGCTCTACAAGATCAAGTGGAACAAGAAGGGTGACGACGCCCAGTACGCGTACTCCGACCGGGAGCGCGACGGGCTGATCGCGCTGCGCCAGCAGAAGAAGCCCAACGCCAAGCCGGACGACATCCAGCGGTTCAAGGGTCTGGGCGAGATGAACTATCCCGAGCTGTGGGAGACCACGATGAACCCGGCCACCCGGACGCTGCGTCAGGTCACCCTCGACGACGCCGCCACCGCCGACGAGCTGTTCAGCGTGCTGATGGGCGAGGACGTCGAGGCCCGCCGCTCGTTCATCCAGCGCAACGCCAAGGACGTGCGGTTCCTCGACATCTGA